The window TCAGTCTtcatgtctcatttttttttttttttttttttaagtcttttaccgttctctctctctctctctctctctctctctctctctctctctctctctctctctctctctctctctctctctctctctctctctctctctctcactctcttgcaacGTGCTGCGTTAAGGAACTCTGGACGCTTAGTGACCTACTGCTTACGGCGTACCTGCAaagtatatttcttcttatttatctatctgtatctacatctatactacttatctctctcactctctctcttactctctctctctctctctctctctctctctctctctctctctctctctctctctctctctctctctctctctctctctctctctctctctctctcactctcttgcaacGTGCTGCGTTAAGGAACTCTGGACGCTTAGTGACCTACTGCTTACGGCGTACCTGCAaagtatatttcttcttatttatctatctgtatctacatctatactacttatctctctcactctctctcttactctctctctctctctctctctctctctctctctctctctctctctctctctctctctctctctctctctgtctctctctctctctctcactctctctctctctctctctctctctctctctctctctctctctctctctctctctctctctctctctctctctctctctctctctctctctctctctctctctctctctctctctttctctctctctcaatctctctctgaagaaagaaaaacgcaaTAAAAGACCAAAATTCCCAATAGATTTCAGCACACTCAGACGTAACGATTGgaaaatctttcatttttttcctaaatGAACTCAAATGCAGTAACTTGGATGAGGAGGGAATCCTGTTTCATCGGTCAGCGAATTCAGTGTGTTCTCAATTTTTTTAATCGCACGCAATAACTTTAAAAGAATACTTTCTGTTTCTAGAACATCTGTTTGCAAACCTTAGCGAAATGAGATTCTTCGTCTTTATATaagatatgtaatgataatgagaatgattataatgacaatgataatagtaatatttttttatgataatagtaataataattttgatgatggtaataataacgataatgataataaaaaagtaatgataatgatactgataacaataataacaatagtaataatactagtgataatgataataataataataatgatgatgatgatgatgatgatgatgatgatgatgatgatgatgatgatgatgatgataatgatgataataatgataataatgataataacaataataatgataatagtaataataatattaataataattatgatgatggtgttgatatagtaatgatagtaataatagtaaacataattaaaataattatgatagtattaattgtaaaagtgataagcataataatgaaataataatgatattaataatgatgaaaaaataataactgatgagaataataatgataatattaataataataataataataataataataataataataataataataataatgatacaataacaacaacaacaacaacaacaacaacaacaataataataataataataataataataataacaataacaataacaataacaaaaacaaaaacaaaaacaaaaacaataacaacaacaacagcaataataataataataataataataataataataataataatagtaacaaccaaATTTTGAACCTACCTCACAGGTCAGCAGACAAGTAACCAGATCGCAGGACCTCAGAGATGCATCTGTCTCCCCGTGAACCAGCGATGCATTTACGACGGCGGTTCAGGCACGACGAGCGGCGCAGGAGTCTTTGATGTCAGGATCGTGAACAGGGTGAGGTCATTTAGCGATGTCCCGGTGGGTGTAGGCTGTTTGACAGGTATATTTTTGAAGGTTAAGATTGGTAGTCTTGTCAGTTCAGCTTCAGGGTAAATGGTCTTGGAACGACAGCAGTGATGTCACTTTTAGACACAACAGCACGATGTCTTAACAGCTGTTCTTAAGGGCCTGTTCTTGAAGACTAGGAATGGAGATGGGTCGCCCTTAGTCACCCTATTTTCTTTGTGGATGACATTGAAAGTTACTTCAGCGAACGGCTTCAGtatcttatttcttatctttttactAGTTCCCCCAGATCCTTTTAGAACCTTAGTCCTTACGCATCTAATTTCCTACCTACTTCTTCCGTATCTTTTAATCTTATTTCCTGTATCCCTTTTCCAAACCAGCCCGGAGCAGGCGGAGAGTGTGGCATCCCGGGCCAGAAGATCTGTTGTCCCCCAGGTGTGAGACCCACGGGGCCAGTCCGCCCTCCGCCCGTTGCCCCTCAGCCCGTGGCCATTCAGCGTTCGGGCTGCGGCAGCCAGAACCCCATTCCGTACAGACAGCCACAGTATGCTGAGGTAGGGAGAGTCTTCTCTTTTGTTCGTTTCGTATTGGGGTGTGTGTGGAAtgtgctttgtgtttgtgtgtgtttgtgtttggatttATTTAAGAATTAAGATATTCAGTTTTTTagtattctttcttctttaattctcggtttctctcgtttctctttgaCAGTATTTTTTACCCCTTATGAAACGGTGTCACAAATACAATAACGCGAGCACAATTAAATGAAAGGCGTTCCTAGTAAGGAGGAATATGGTACACCTCTGGTTTCATCCCaggttttttaatcttttctccctttcattctgtcTAAATTTATCCTGTAGGGTTAAATGTTACTCCCTTAACCCCGTTCCCACACTCTTACTTacccgccctcgccgcccactctcaccctctccccctccccggcaGGCGACCTTCGGCGAGTACCCTTGGATGGTGGTCGTCCTGGACTTCGGTGACGGCTACAAGGGCGGCGGAGTCCTCGTCGCCCCCGACTGGGTCCTCACCGCTGCTCACAAAGTTTACAACGAGAGGTAGAGTTTTGGTGTattgttttgtatgtatttttgtattggtGTATTAGTTTCCGATTCCTGAGCTCTTGGTTTCGTTTCTGCACGCGTTTACCCGTTTCATTTTAATTGTTTCTAGGTTCATGTGATGATATAATATTTTACTGAGGTGTTCACTCGtttcctttattcatatattaactcATTTGGACCAGTGGTTGATTGATTTGTATTCTGTATATCCTTTATCCTTTAGATTCACATATTTATTTTGGAGTAGGCATTGCACTTAtgattattgaaattattgttatccttataaaATGGGTTTAGATCTTTAGTTTAAGATTATTTTTCTCGACAAGCTCTTCTTGTCTACaattgttcttcctcctccttccttcctctccatcaaTTTCCTCACAACCCTAATCCACTCCCACtgttcacccctacccccctccctgctcttccctcttctccttcgttcctctccaccccctacgccatcaccatcattaatccctgtctcctccctccgcctGCCCCCATCAGGAGCCTCAAAGTCCGCCTGGGCGAGCACAACGTCCGTCAGCGTCAGGATCACCCCAACTACGTCCACCTCGAAGTCCCGATTGACAGGATCATTATTCACCCCAATTTCGACAACCAAGCTCTTCTCAACGACGTGGCTCTTCTGCACCTCGCCCAGCCGGTCAACGTGAATCAGTACCCGCATATAGGAACGGCGTGTTTGCCTTCCCCCCGCCAGATCTTCAATGGGCAGACGTAAGttggtggatgtgtttgtgtttggtattgatttttttttttttttgtatatttgtgtatatctattttgGTTTAGTTTGTCATTTCGTGGTAGTTGTGTTCAAGACGTAGATCTTTGCTTGTATGTTGATAAGGAAGTGTTGTCACTATTTATCATGGTATCCTCGAGACAAGCTTGGAGAATGAAATGTCTTTCCCTTCACACATGAACATACTCTCTTGATTCCTCGTTTTAACCACCAACTTCACGTGGCCTGGCTCGCACAGGTGCTGGGTCACCGGCTGGGGGAAGGACGCCTTCCAGACGAACGGCAATTTCCAAGAGATCCTGAAGGAGGTGGACATGCCCATCGTCGACCCGTTCATATGCCAAGATAGCCTCCAGCTGACGCGCCTCGGACCCTCCTTCATCCTCAACCAGCAGTCCTTCCTCTGCGCCGGAGGAATCGCCGGCAAGGACGCTTGCACGGTCAGTCtcgctgttcttcctcttcctcttccatactGCCTcattcttttccatctcctctttcttcttcttcttctcattctcttcttcttcttgttcttctttctcccccccctcctcctcctcctcctcctcctcctcctcctcctcctcctccttctcctcctccttctcctcctcctccttttttcttttgtctttgccCCTTTCACTTTAAACCATCCCATATCCTACTTATAGTGTGGCCTAATATGTCACATTTATATTTAGATTACTTTTTCTTTGTGACTCTCCCCTTTCATTTTATAACCCTAAATGTAAGAAAAGTTTTctgatatttccttttttctatacAGGGTTATTCATGACTTAAAATCCCGTTTTTCCTCTGAGACCCATGACTTTtagattgtttttctctcttactcacgaCTTAAAGATTTCCTCGTGCTCGTGCCCACACCTAAAATCCCAATTCTTCCCTCTTACTCATGATTTGaaattctcttttctccttttactcattacctcaatccccccccccccctactcatgCCTGAGAACCTTCTGTTTTGCTATAAACCCATTCCTAAATTCTCCATTCTTCCCTGTTAATCATGCATAGAAATACTCTTTTTTGCTTTACACCCATACTTaacttccccattctcccctccaaCTCATGCCTGAaaaccctcttcttccccccaacAGGGCGATGGCGGATCTCCCTTGGTCTGCCCCACGCAGAACGGGTGGACCGTCGTCGGCCTTGTAGCCTGGGGTATCGGGTGCGCCCAAGGTAACATCCCGGGGGTCTACGTCAACATACCCAACATGATGGACTTTATTGGGCAGTACGTGAGGTGAGGAAATGTATTTTGTTCATTTCATTGATTCGTTGCGTTGGTTTATTGATTGGTTGATGGATGAAAAGATAAGGGTTGTTCCTTCGTCAGTACTTATGGCAAATTAAATTTCCTggtgtttttaatgttattaatagagagatggatgaatatgatgatgataggtaTTTGTCTCATCAATACCTGGATTAAAAAGCGTTTTTTCCATGCCTTTTTATTTGctgtagtaaaaatattaatttctgTTTACCTATTCGATATGTGATTCcacgtatttgtatttgttattttttactactttgttttctttttaattcttataaACCTATAAATCATCATAATTCAGTATATTGTAGTTTTAAATAAGAATATTGCATGAATTCAAATTGCCCGTTTGGATAGTAACAGCCTTTTCTTTTTATGCTTGCAGATATTAGAAGAAGGGCCCATATGACCAACCCCtctctaccaaaaaaaaaaaaaaaaaaaaaactactgaaacattccatctatgtgtacatagccctaaacatataaataatgataataatagttgaaaAAAAGATGATTGTGATTCCTGGTTAATGTTCACGTATTCGTGTGCAAATTTACCTGGAAATTCGAGGGCTACGTGTGTATTTCTTTACGAGTAAGAATTCGATGAAGTTACCCTCACTTTCACTAATACATTTGTACTTTTTATAGAAAAATAATCTAAATGGGGATGGATGAAATGTCATATTTATTTCCTCAGGGTGTGAGTAAccttttaaaacaaaatgaaagaaaagaaagtattttTCTCCTGTGGCTGTCCTCTTTATGGTGTCGATAGTATTTACATAAAACTTTAGGCGGGATGAATGATTTTTGTTACTACTGCTGTgatgttattcttttgttttgaacCTATGATGGTGCAATAAATTACGTATTatttttttggtctctctctctcgtccttccatCCATAGGAATAAATTATGTGCAAATAAactatatgtgtatttctatatttctttcacaTCTGAGATATTATAAATTGTATCTCGTGTCTTCTTCTTTGCTATAACACATTTTTCAACAGATacttaataatcaataattacgCAAGGCTGTTTAACACAATGTTTAATTATCACACTATTTGATTTAATCACGCTGTAGTCTTTGGTTTCAGCGGCTTGATGATAATCGCACCAGGGGGCTGCTATGAAATTGATACAAGTCCCGTTTTCTATTTAGTGTTGCACAGAGACAAAGGTACTGTAGAGCAtttaatattatacatatcagggaaagattatatatataaattgaagcTGTCATTGAAGCTATCTATAGTTTGTTTTAGTGACTAAAGCAGCTTGTTGACCCGGTGTTTGGGAAttagctggggggagggggaggggggccgcgTACCTTTCCCTTGTGGAACCGCCACTATACTGAAGTATTCtagacatttttattttctctgtggAAGGATATACAAAGGAATATTCAATGTTTCTAGTTTACTTCACCgcaatacaaaataacaatagtaataataataataataattcatatttgtATGAAGTGAGGTAATATCACAGGGATCATAAAAATGGATGTTCTCTCCTTGTACGAAAAGTTCTCGGCTTAAATTTCTTTGTAACATCCGTCAAGTGTCTTCGTTTAGTCATCGGTGCATCAGAACCTGAGGCGAGAAACAGTTTGTAAATAGAGAGTATTTATGGTTATACTGTTTTGTTTATTCAGTTAAAAAATATTAAACGTTCAAGGACATtcgtttttttaatgattttttttttttcagcaaagcGCGTGTTTAATGGTAACGCTAGAATACTCAGACTGtatcaaagaaataataaataactcccctccccccccaaaaaaaagggggggggggaaataagaggACACAGGCGAACTCTCTTTCCCCAAGAACCGCAGCAACAACGGTGAAGATAACATCTAACTCACTACCAGTAACAACGGAGAAGATAACACGTCATTCACTGCCACTTACCTTACAATCTGCCGGATGAAGTTGGCATAAGAGGCAACGTTGACATAGACACCTGGAACTTCCCTCTGAGCGCAGCCAAGACCCCAGGCAACCAAGCCAACCAATGTCCAGCTCCTATCTTCGTTCTGACACACAAGAGGAGACCCGCCGTCGCCCTGGAAATTTTGCGCGGGAAAGTGAAGAACAGCTGTTGATGAACTTGTTGAAAATTTGATTTTggtgtttttctcttattatatttatatgttttcgtcattatttttttatttgtctctttctgtttattcccCTAAATCTGACCCTCTCTCGTCTTTCATCTtgttcttctcaatctctctctctctctctctctctctctctctctctctctctctctctctctctctctctctctctctctttctctctctctcaggtcccATAGCCCTAGGACTCACGGTGCATGCGTCGTTCCCTTCAACTCCCCCAGCGCAGACGAAGGACGTTTGGTCGAGGGTGAAGTTGGCTCCGAGGCGGGCGGTTCCAAGGCGCTGCTGGCAGGCGAAGGGGTCGACCATCGGGACCTGGACCACGCGGAGAACATTCTGGAAAGTGTTGCCGGGGATGGTCGGGTCGCCGCCCCAGCCCGACACGGCACATCTgcggaagggggtaggaaggggttgCTTGAGAAGGTTTATTGTTTgtggtttatttgtctgtctgtttgttcgttcaTATAttaattcgtttgtttgtttatcttgtttttttttttttttgaagatatcGAGATAAAGTCCTTTAAAAGTTTGGTTTAAGACCTTAAATAACACTCTGTGAAGCTCACCCCAAATGTTTGAGATCATTTACTTCAATCCTGGGATCAACTGACACCCGTGAAGATGAATCCCAAAAGGTCAAACGTATTTCCTCCAACATAATTTAATGAAGAGCGGACCCAAGTAAAGATCCAAGGCACTTTAATGCTCAAAAGGTCAACAGATTTTTCCTCATTATGCAATAATGACCCTCCCGAAGACCACGGCCAAAAAGCAAATTGGTTAAAGAGCTGACACCACCCTCGCCCACCGTAAAGCTCCTTCCCGAAAGGCAGAACAGACTCACTTCCGCCCCTGGAAGATCTGGCCCTGAGAAGGCAAGCAGACGGGGCCGATGTGCGGAGCAATCCCAGCGTTGGCAGGGCGGGAGAGGTGCAAGAGAGCGACGTCGTTGGCGAGGGTCTGGGGGTTAAACTGCGGGTGCACGATGATGTTGTCGATCGGCACGTCTTGGTGGGAGCCCCGAGGCGAGTCCTGGGGCTTGGAGAAGTCCAGCTCGCCCAGACGCACGATGAGGTTCCTGGTGGAGGGAAACGGAAACAAAAGGACTGACTTTAATAACTGGGAGGAATGGGGtggttagtgatgataatcaatGGATAGATACGGTTagtgagaggaaatggggaaaagatgTGATGACACCTGGGGGAAATTATGTTAGGAGACGCTAGCGACAGGTTTAGTAAAAGGACGTGGcgataacattatcatttcaacaaaaacaaataaaagtgtgATTGTTAAGAAAGATTACGGAGACTAGGTGCGAGTTAGGATTCGTAATAAGAAGTGTGACTGAATTCCTATCATCCCACTAATATTTTTGTATAGTATTTGCCATAAGATAGGAGATCACCTGTTGCATGACTTTCCTCGTCTACAATCTTTCCAGCCTAGtgaatagatataaaaatttaaatatatattagcggattttctctctttctcttttccttgtttctcgTCTCCTTTTTCACTAACTTACCCTTGATTTCGGATACGGTGAGCCGCTGTCAGGACCCACTCGCTGGAGATGAGGGCGCCGCCTGCCACGTATCTACCTCTCCTGTTGAGCACCATCGTCATCCAAGGCAATTCGCCGAACAAAGCCTGGAAACAACGAATATTTAATAGCATCGGTTTATTTGCTGTAAATATGCTGTACTTACGATACACTGCGACTTTTAATATCttcaaaacacagaaacaaaagagCCACGCACTGGTCCGTGGATGACCTCGCGGGGTGCACTCTGTCTGCCACAGGACCCAAGGGGCGACGTCGGCGGGAGCGAAGTCACGCCCTTGGATGAACAGCATTCCTTCATATCTGGGCACCGCTCCGCCACCGGCTGTGGGGAGGGAgatgattgagagggagagagaagaaggagaaagaggggagaaagggaaaagggttttgaatgaaatgtatacatataaaatatggtAATTAGTCCAAAATTATATACAGCAAAATATATCCGAAATAGAATGCAACTTCCTCTCAGCTAG of the Penaeus chinensis breed Huanghai No. 1 chromosome 18, ASM1920278v2, whole genome shotgun sequence genome contains:
- the LOC125034587 gene encoding phenoloxidase-activating factor 2-like isoform X2 produces the protein MNRLWLLFALALPVASGATSRPRLGILATELNVSPVPGGLPGTGDQALPPGCFCIPVNQVCPFRTDVRIALRPVAERCPDMKECCSSKGVTSLPPTSPLGSCGRQSAPREVIHGPALFGELPWMTMVLNRRGRYVAGGALISSEWVLTAAHRIRNQGNLIVRLGELDFSKPQDSPRGSHQDVPIDNIIVHPQFNPQTLANDVALLHLSRPANAGIAPHIGPVCLPSQGQIFQGRKCAVSGWGGDPTIPGNTFQNVLRVVQVPMVDPFACQQRLGTARLGANFTLDQTSFVCAGGVEGNDACTGDGGSPLVCQNEDRSWTLVGLVAWGLGCAQREVPGVYVNVASYANFIRQIVR
- the LOC125034586 gene encoding phenoloxidase-activating factor 2-like is translated as MMRAWACALAVAVVSALVGGQNNQNVRLGLVATQLGVQPVPGSQTGQQTSNQIAGPQRCICLPVNQRCIYDGGSGTTSGAGVFDVRIVNRPGAGGECGIPGQKICCPPGVRPTGPVRPPPVAPQPVAIQRSGCGSQNPIPYRQPQYAEATFGEYPWMVVVLDFGDGYKGGGVLVAPDWVLTAAHKVYNERSLKVRLGEHNVRQRQDHPNYVHLEVPIDRIIIHPNFDNQALLNDVALLHLAQPVNVNQYPHIGTACLPSPRQIFNGQTCWVTGWGKDAFQTNGNFQEILKEVDMPIVDPFICQDSLQLTRLGPSFILNQQSFLCAGGIAGKDACTGDGGSPLVCPTQNGWTVVGLVAWGIGCAQGNIPGVYVNIPNMMDFIGQYVRY
- the LOC125034587 gene encoding phenoloxidase-activating factor 2-like isoform X1, whose product is MNRLWLLFALALPVASGATSRPRLGILATELNVSPVPGGLPGTGDQALPPGCFCIPVNQVCPFRTDVRIALRPVAERCPDMKECCSSKGVTSLPPTSPLGSCGRQSAPREVIHGPALFGELPWMTMVLNRRGRYVAGGALISSEWVLTAAHRIRNQGNLIVRLGELDFSKPQDSPRGSHQDVPIDNIIVHPQFNPQTLANDVALLHLSRPANAGIAPHIGPVCLPSQGQIFQGRKCAVSGWGGDPTIPGNTFQNVLRVVQVPMVDPFACQQRLGTARLGANFTLDQTSFVCAGGVEGNDACTGDGGSPLVCQNEDRSWTLVGLVAWGLGCAQREVPGVYVNVASYANFIRQIVRF